In the Oscillospiraceae bacterium genome, CAGGCCTTCTGCGACCGCGTCAAGCAGCTGGGCAACATGGCCTTCTTCATCTCCATTGAGGGCATCGGTGATGCTACCGATGATCGCCGTGGTGCCGGTGTTTACGACCGCGTCATGCATGCCATGGATCTGATGAAGGAGAATGGCCTGCTGTTCGGTACTTCCATCTGCTACACCAGCGCCAACTACAAGGCTGTTACCAGTGATGAATTCATGGATATGCTGATCAGCCACGGTGTGCGCTTCAACTGGTACTTCCACTACATGCCCATCGGTGACGGTGCCAACGTCAACCTGATGCTGAACGCCGAGCAGCGTGAATATATGATCCACCGTGTACGCGAGATCCGCGGCTACACCGGCGGCAAGCCCATCTTCTGCATCGACTTCCAGAACGATGGCGAGTACATCGACGGCTGCATTGCCGGCGGCCGCCAGTACGCCCACATCAACCCGGCCGGCGATGTGGAGCCCTGCGTCTTTATCCACTACTCCAACGCCAACATCCACGACAAGAGCCTGCTGGAGTGCCTGCAGCAGCCCCTGTTCAAGGAATATCACAAGGGCCAGCCTTTCAACCACAACCATCTGCGTCCCTGCCCGATGCTGGAAAACCCCGAGCTGCTGGGCGAGATGGTCAAACGCAGCGGCGCCCATAGCACCGATATGCAGCAGCCGGAATCCACCAGCGATGTCTTCCGCCGCTGCAAGCCCTACGCCGACCAGTGGACCCCGTCTGCTGATCGCATCTGGGCTGAGGAACATCCCGATTGTGCCAGCTGTGCATCCTGCTCCGCCTGTGCTTCCAAGTAAAACTGCATAAGCTGCTTTTCAGCGGCCTGCTGTATTTCGGTACAGCAGGTCGCTTTTTTGTGTGTTTCATGGTCTGCGCATTTTCACCACCCACGGCGCATATACTGGAAAACGCCGCAGGAGGAGGGATGCACCATAAAGACCGTCATCTATCTGGATGTGCTGCTCCTTGTCAATTTTCTGGTGGCCTACTTACTGCTACAAGCTGCCGGGGTGCTGACCGGCCAGCGGGCTGCCTTTGCCCGAATGCTGACGGGCAGCGTCTGCGCGGCGGTTTCGGCCTTGATTCTGTTTGCACCGGAACTTTCGTACCCTGTGCAAATTATGTATAAGCTGGCTACAGCCCTTGCCATTGCCGCCTTGACCTTCGGCTGGCGGGATAAGCTGCGACTGCTGGCGGCGGCCTGCTGGTATGCTGCGCTGAATATTTTGCTGGCGGGGTTGGTGGTTTTGATTATTTTCCAAACGGGCACCACACTGCTGCAGACGGGTAACCTTGCGGTCTATCTGCGGGTATCGCCGCTGCTGCTATTGGGGCTTTCCGGGCTGTGCTGCGGGGCTGTTGAAGTGGGGCTGCGTTTTTTCCGCCGCCGACCCACTAAACAGGAGACCGTCGGACTGGAGTTTGAACTTTGCGGTACCTGCATTCACCTGCGGGCTATGCTGGATACCGGCTGCCACCTGACCGACCCCATCACCTGTATGCCGGTGCTGGTGGTCAGCCTCACCGATGCAGGCTCCCGTCTGCCGCCAGAGGTTCGGCAGTTTTTGGCCGGCTGGTTCGCCGGGGGTGATAAGACCGACCCGCCCGCCGGGGCGCAGCTGCGGCTGATTCCTTGCAGCACCGCCGCCCAGCGCAGCCTGCTGCCCGGCTTTGCGGTGCGCAATATCGGGCTTATCACCAAGACCGGCGTGCTGCAGCTAGGGCGTACTGCCATTGCATTTGCGCCGGAATCTTTCGGTGATCCCCAATATGAGGCTTTGTATGGCAGCGATTTTTTATAAAATCTACTACGAAGGGCGGTACGAACCATGAAACTCAGCCAGACACTTTACGCATTGCTTTTACACTTAGTCCCTGTGCGGGAGCTGCATTACATCAACGGGGCCGACACTTTGCCCGCGCCGCTGGACCCTCAGCAGGAGCGGCAGGCGTTGGAGGCTTTAAGCCGCGGCAGCACCGAGGCCCGTGACCTGCTCATCACCCACAACTTGCGGCTGGTCGTGTACATTGCCAAAAAGTTTGAGACACCGTCTGCGGGCATCGAGGACATGATCTCCATCGGCACCATCGGGCTTATCAAGGCCGTGAATACCTTTGAACCCACCAAAAACATCAAGCTGGCGACCTACGCCAGCCGATGCATCGAGAATGAAATTTTAATGTACCTGCGCAAAAGTTCCAACCGCCGCCAGGATGCCAGCATCGACGAGCCGCTGAACACCGACAACGACGGCAACGAACTTTTGCTGATGGATGTGCTTACCAGCGACCAGCCCCAAGTGGGCGAGGAACTGGAGCGCAGCGCCGAGCATGCCGCCCTGCACCGGGCGGTAGCCCGGCTGACACCCCGGGAACGGCGCATTATGGAGCTGCGCTTTGGTTTGAACCGTGAGACTGAGCACACCCAAAAAGAGGTAGCCGACCAGCTGGGCATCTCCCAAAGTTACATTTCCCGGCTGGAAAAGCGCATCATCCGCCGCCTGCGGCGAGAACTGGAAGCCGTCAGCTAAAGCCGTCACGTTTCCTCGGCCCGCGTGTTGGTGATGAACGGCACTGCCAGCCCGCTGACCATGTTCATCTCCGGCTTTTGCGAATAAAGAATATAGTCGAATCCATCCCGCGTCCAGCTGATCGAAGTATAACGCCCGGTGTTCTGCTTCTGCGTCACCGTCAGACCGTCGATCTCATATTCCTCGGTTCGTTCGTAGCCGTTGACGGTCAGGTTGGTCGGCTCCCGCATGGTGCCGCTTCGGGCGACCCGTAGGCTCATGGCGCGGCCCGGCACAATGACAAAGTCCAACTCGGCCACCTCACTTTCGATCAGCCAGCAGCGCTGGGGGATGATGATTTCATTGTCCGGGTAAGCCGCCAGCCGGAAACCTGCCACCTCATTATAATTGGGCTGCAAATATTCGGTGCGCGTCTCGCGGGTATCGGTGCGCGGCGTTTTCCACCGCAGCACCAGCAGCAATACCAGCACCACTGTTTCCGCCGCCAACAAAATCAGCGTTAACACAAACCATAAAAGATCCACCATACCAAGCCCTCCCTTTAATCCCATGCTATGCCCCGGGAAAAGGACATGTGTAGATTTTTCCAGTTTGTTTGCGTGTGTACTTTGCAGCCCATACTGCTTTGTAAGCAACAGCAGGAAGGGGAATCGGCCATGGCGGCACGGAAAGTGGAACTTTGCGGGATGGATACCTCACAGCTTCCGGTTTTGAGCGAAGCGGAAAAAAGCCGCCTGATCGAAGCGGCCCATAATGGCGACCAGGACGCCCGGCAGCAGATGATCCAGGGGAACCTGCGTCTGGTGCTTAGTGTGGTGCAGAAATTTGCAAGCCGGGGCGAGAACCTGGATGATCTGTTTCAGGTGGGGTGCATCGGGCTTATCAAGGCCATAGACAACTTTGACCCCAGCCAGAAGGTACGGTTTTCCACCTACGGCGTGCCGATGATCTGCGGCGAGGTCAAGCGCTATCTGCGGGACAATAACGCCGTGCGGGTCAGTCGCTCCATCCGTGACCTGGCCTACCACTCGATGCAGGCGCGGGAAGAACTGCAGATGCGGGATGGCCGCGAACCGAAAATATCGGAAATCGCCGCCCAGGTCGGGGCCTCGCCGGAGAATGTCGCCATGGCGCTGGAATCCGCCGTGGCACCCACCAGCTTGTACGAGCCGGTCTTTTCCGACGGCGAGGACAGCTTTTCGGTCATGGACCAGCTGCGGGATAAAACAGCGAGGAAAGCTGGATCAGCGATATGATGTTCCGTGATACGGTGCGGGCATTGTCCCCGCGGGAGCGTCGCATCATCGCCCTGCGCTACCTGGGCGGCAAAACGCAAACCGAGGTAGCTAAGGAAATCGGCATCAGCCAGGCCCAGGTGAGCCGGTTGGAAAAAGGGGCGCTGTGCCAGATACGGGAGCAGATCTCCAACTGTTAAGTATAGCAAAACGCCCGCGTTCCGGGTAAAAACAGAACGCGGGCGCTTTGTTGTGTTAGGCTATAAATCAGACCTCGAAAGCCTTGTGCAGGGCTTCCAGGGCGGCATCCTCGTCCTGCTGGCGGATCAGCAGCGAGATGTCCAGGTCGCTGGTCGTGATCAGCACAATCTCGATGTTGGCACCGGCCAGGGCAGCCAGTGCGCGGGCAGCCACGCCGCAGCTGGTGACCATCTCCTCACCAAACAGGTTGATCTTGCTGTAGCCGCCGGAAACCAGCGGGGGATTAGCCTTGGCTGCTGCGGGCAGGGCTTTCATCACGGCGGCAAAGTTATCATAGCTGGTAGTAAAGCTGAAATCTACCGCCGTGCCGCGGGGCGCACTCTGGCAGATCATATCCACCACGATACCGGCCTTGGCAAACACGTCCAGGTGTTCCGCCAAGCTTTGTGCGCTGTACTGCGCACCGGGGAAAGTCGTGAGCATGATATTCTGCTCACTGCTGATCTTGCTGACACCGTACATAAACCGTCATCCTTTCATCAATCTAATGTAACGAATTGCTCGTCGATAGAGCCATACAATACGCTTTCGATGTATTCACGGGTGAGCGTGAAGTTTCCATGCGCCGCGCCCAATTCGTCGGTATAGGCAGAGTAGGGATACTCGCGGATGTTTTTCCACCCGTCTTCGTACTGGCTTATCACGCAATGCAGTTTCGGGTCCTGCATCTCCACGGCGCTGCTGCCGTCCGACTGGGTGGTCTTCTGGAAGGTGATGTCCAATACCGCGCCGATCATATTGTCCGGGCTGGACTGTGCATTCAGGAAATTGCCCAGGCTGTAAGCCACAAAACTGGTATGCCCTTCTGCGCCGGTCAGCCATTCGGCTGTCTGGGTCACATGGGGATGGGTACCGATGATAAGATCCACATCATGGTCAGCCAGCCATTGAGCCATCTGCCGCTGGGAGTCTTCCACATCATGGCTGCCCTCTACACCCCAATGACAGCTGACCACCAGCACATCGCAATTGGGGCGCATGGCGGCAATCTGCTGTTCAATGATATCCAGGTCGCTCAAATACACAACGCCATAGGCCGCACTGCTGGGCGTCGGCAGGCCGTTGGTATGTTCGGTGTAGGAAAGGTAGCCGAAGGTGATGCCATTCACCGTCTGGTACACGTAGTCGTCATAGGTTTCCAGGTTGTAGAACCCCATCGAAACCACGTCATCTGGCATCGCGGCCCAATGCTCGCGGGAGGCATCGATGCCCGCCGCACCTTTATCGTAGCTGTGGTTGTTGGACAGGCTGAACACTCGGAAGCCAATGTCATACAGTGCATCTGTAATATCTCCCGGCGTTGAGAACATGGGGTAGCCGCTGGGATCAAAGGCATCATTGACCAGCGTTTCCTGGTTCAGCCAATTTACGTCAAACTGGGTGTAGAAGTCCCTCATATTTTCATACGCATAGGAAAAATCATAGTAGCCATCGGTGCCGCGATTTTTCGCCTGCAAAAAGATGCCGTCGTGGATCAGGTCGTCGCCGGTGGCGGAAAACCGCACGGTCTCCACGGTTGGCATAGGCTCCGGGGTAGTTTCCGGTGCCGGGGTCGGCTCTACATAGGCGGCGGCTGCCACCGATTCTGGCTGTTGTGCGGTCTTGCCGGTGCTGATTTCCTGCAGCAGCGCTCCTGTCAGTACGCTGCCAACGCCCAGGGCAATCACCAGGCAGGCTGCAATTTCATTATTTCTCAAACGCATGGCAGCTTGCCCCGCAAAAGGTCGGTCATCGTGTAGTAGCCTGGCTCTCGGCCTGCCACGTAGAGGGCCGCCTGCACAGCGCCATCGGCAAACACGCCGCGGCTGCCTGCACTGTGGCTCAGGGTCAGCACTTCCTCGGGGCCGCAGAACAGCACATCGTGCTCACCCACAATGCCGCCGCCACGCACCGAGCTGATACCCAACTCCTTCGCGCCGCGCTTCTGGCGCACCTGAGAACGGTCGTAGACATACTCATAGCTGTTGCCAGCCTCGGCGTTGATGGCATCGGCGATCATCAGGGCCGTGCCGCTGGGGGCATCCAGTTTATTGTGATGGTGCTTTTCGACGATCTCAATGTCAAACTCGCCGCTCAGCACGCGGGTAGCCTGGCGGGCCAGCTCGATCAGCACATTGACGCCCAGCGACATGTTGGCGCTGCGGAAGATGGGCGTTTTGGCGCTGGCATCCTCCAGCACGGTCTCGTCCTCGGCGGAAAGGCCGGTGGAGCAGATCACGCAGGGTACGCCATGGACGGCACCATACTGTACCGCCGCCACCGCACCGGCGGGGGAAGAAAAGTCGATGATGGCATCGACCTTGGGCAGGCCCTCAAACCCGGCATAAACGGGGATATCGCCGACCTTACCAGCCTCACGGTCCACACCGGCCACCACGCGGCAATCCTGGCGGGCTGCAATTTTTTCGATCAGCGCATGGCCCATGCGGCCGTAGATTCCCTGTATCACAATATCCGTCATTTTCTGTTTCCTTTCAAAAAAGGCCCGCAGCAGGTTGCCACGGGCCGGTCAGCATGATTTACAGCAGGCCGAAATCCCGCATGGCGGTCTCCAGCTGATCCTGCACCGCAGCGGAAGGCTCGACCAAAGGCAGGCGGCAAGCACCGGCCTGCCAGCCCAGGCGGTTCATCGCCCACTTTGCGGGGATAGGGTTAACGTCGGCAAACAGGGCCTTGCACAAGGGCAGGGCTTTCAGTTGCATCTGCAGGCTTTCCTGCGTTTCACCGGCGAACCACTTGGCGCAGATGTCGTGAGTATACTGGGGTGCCACGTTGGACAGCACACTGATGACGCCCTTGCCGCCTAAAGCCAGCAGCGGGACGATCTGGTCGTCGTTGCCGGAGTAGATGTTCAGCTCCGTACCGCAGGCGGCAGCGATCTCAGCTACCTGGCTGATGTTGCCGCTGGCCTCCTTGACGGCGTTGATGTTGGGCAGCTTGGCAAGCTGGGCCAGGCTGGCCGGTGTCAGGTTGCAGCCGGTACGGCTGGGCACATTGTACAGGATGCAGGGCAGATTCACAGCGTTGGCAATGGCCGTGTAATGGGCCACCAGGCCCGCCTGGCTGGTCTTGTTGTAGTACGGGGTGACCAGCAGCAGGGCATCGGCACCGTCGGCCTGGGCCTGCTGGGACAGCCAAATGGCATACTTAGTATCATTGGAACCCGTGCCCGCAATCACCGGCACGCGGCCTGCGGCCTGCTTGACCGCATAGCGGATGCAGGCGGTATGCTCCTCATCAGACAGCGTCGGGGATTCGCCGGTGGTACCGCAGATGACGATGGCATCGGTGCCATGGGCAATCTGGTCATCAATGATGCGGCCCAGTTCTTCAAAGTTTACGCTGCCATCGGCGTTCATCGGGGTGATAATGGCAACCGCAGCGCCGGTAAAAACAGGCTTCTTCATAGGGAATGCTCCTTCTTTTAAAGTAGCGCAGGTTCCTGCGCCGGGCAGGGCAGCGGATCAGTCAAAATAGCCCTTGGCAGCCAGCAGTTCCGCCAGCAGCACAGCACCGCCAGCAGCGCCGCGCAGGGTGTTGTGGGACAGGCAGACGAACTTGTAATCGTACTGGTTATCCTCGCGCAGGCGGCCGATGCTGACAGCCATGCCGTTTTCCAGCATGCGATCCAGCTTGGGCTGCGGGCGGTCGTTTTCCTCAAAATAATGCAGGAACTGCTTCGGGGCACTGGGCAGATTCAGGTCCTGGGCAGGGCCATGGAATTCCTTCCAGGCTTTCAGGATCTCATCCTTGCTGGGCTTGTTGGCAAAGCGCACGAACACGGCACCCATGTGGCCATCAGAAACCGGCACGCGCAGGCACTGGGCGGTAAAGCGCGGAGCATCGGCGGAGACGATCTTGTCACCCTCGATGTGGCCCCACAGCTTCAGGGGTTCCTGCTCGCTCTTTTCTTCCTCACCGCCGATGTAGGGGATGACGTTATCCAGAATGTCGGGGAAGGTTTCAAAGGTCTTGCCAGCACCGGAGATAGCCTGGTAGGTGCAGACCAGCACGTCAGTGATGCCGTAGCCGCGCAGGGGATGCAGGGCGGGCACATAGCTTTGCAGGCTGCAGTTGGACTTGACGGCTACGAAGCCGCGCTTAGTACCAAGACGCTTGCGCTGGGCAGGGATAATGTCGATATGATCCGCATTGATTTCGGGCACGACCATGGGCACATCCGGGGTAAAACGATGCGCGCTGTTGTTGGAAACGACCGGGCACTCGGCTTTGGCGTAAGCTTCTTCCAGGGCCTTGATCTCCTCTTTCTTCATGTTGACAGCGCAGAACACAAAATCAACTTTGGAGGCAACTTCCTCCACATTGGCTGCATCCAGCACGATGAGCTTCTTCGCACATTCCGGCATCGGCATCTTCATCAGCCAGCGGTCACCGATTGCATCCTCATACGTTTTGCCGGCGCTGCGCGCACTCGCAGCCACGGCGGCCAGGTGGAACCAGGGGTGGTTTTCCAACAACGTGATAAAACGCTGGCCGACCATGCCAGTTGCACCGATGACGCCTACATTGTACTGTTTCATCTTTCCTAACCCTTCCTTTCGCAATACCTTTCCCGATTTCTATGCAGCAGCGGCATAAATTGTTCCGATTTTGCACAGATAATAAAAAAACCGGCTTGAAAACCGGCACAAAATGCAATATAATATCATATTGCATATACACACAGCGCAACACACCTTTCAGGGTGTGACAGTCCCGCACCTGTTTGGTTACGAGCCCAGGTCAATGCGTGCCGCGCATCGCCTTCGGCGAAGTACCCTTTCACCCAGTTTATGCCCCTGGCAGGGGACTTCAAACCGGGTTACTGATGCACTTCGCGCCTCTGTGCTGGCTTTATTATAGTATCCCTATCCCTGATTGTCAACGAAAAAAGGAAGAAACCATGCTGAAAAAAGATTTTTGGTACGACTTACCTAAAGAACTGATTGCGCAGGAGCCTGCCGCCCCCCGCGACGCGGCCCGCCTGATGGTGCTGGACCGCCAGAATGACAGCATCGTCCACTCGGTCTTTCATGATCTGCCCCAGTTTCTGGAAAAAGGCGATCTGCTGGTCGTCAACAACTCCAAGGTGCTGCCCGCCCGTCTGATGGGCACCAAGGTTCCTACCGGTGCTGTATGCGAACTACTGCTGCTGCGCCAGGTGAAAGGGGACACCTGGGAGTGCCTGGCCCGCCCCGGCAAGCGGATGCAGGCAGGCACTAAGGTGGAGTTCGGCGACGGCAGCCTGACGGCTGTGGTGGATGAGACTTTGCCAGACGGCAACAAATATGTTACCTTTACCTATGACACCGAAACGCTGTATGAGAAGCTGGACGAGTTCGGCAAGATGCCGCTGCCGCCCTACATCACCAAACAGCTGGAGGACCAGAGCCAATACCAGACCGTTTACGCCAAGGAGCTGGGCAGCGCCGCCGCCCCCACGGCCGGCCTGCACTTCACCCCGCAGCTGATGGACACCATCCGTGCGATGGGCGTTAACATTGCCGAGGTTACGTTGCATGTCGGCCTAGGCACCTTCCGCCCGGTCAACGAGGAGTCCATCGAGGATCACCAGATGCACAGCGAGTGGTACTCTGTCAGCGAGGAGACCGCCCGGCTCATCAACGACACCCGCGCCGCTGGCCACCGCGTTATCGCCGTGGGCACCACCAGCTGCCGCACGCTGGAATCCGTCTGGGCCAAGTACGGCAAGATCGTACCTTGCAGCGGCAACACCAGCATCTTCATCTATCCCGGCATCGAGCTGAAAGCCATCGACGGTCTCATCACCAATTTCCACCTCCCGGAAAGCACCCTGATCATGCTGATCTCCGCGTTCTACGGTTATGACAAGACCATGGCCGCCTATAAGGTCGCTGTAGAGGAAAAGTATCGCTTCTTCAGCTTTGGTGATGCGATGTTTATTAAGTAAGGATATTTTCATCAATCAATAAAGGAGCTGCCAACATGCCTTACCGCCTTATCAAACAGGAAGGTGCCGCCCGTCGCGGCGAATTTACTACGGTGCACGGCACCGTGCAGACCCCCGCATTCCAGAACGTTGCCACCGCCGCCGCCATCAAAGGCGGTCTGTCGGCGCTGGATCTGAAAGACATCCGTGCCCAGGTCATGCTGTGCAACACCTACCATCTGCATCTGCGCCCCGGTGATAAGCTGGTGGCCGAGATGGGCGGTCTGCACAAATTCACTAAGTGGGACGGTCCCATCCTGACCGACAGCGGTGGGTTCCAGGTGTTCAGCCTGGCCAAGCTGCGCCAGATCACCGAGGAGGGCGTTACCTTCAACTCCCACCTGGACGGTCACCGCATTTTTATGGGGCCGGAGCAGAGCATGCAGATCCAGGCCAACCTGGGTTCTACCATCGCCATGGCCTTTGACGAGTGCGTGGAGAACCCCGCCACCTACGAGTACGCCAAAAACAGCTGCGCCCGCACGGCCCGCTGGCTGCTGCGCTGCAAGGATGAGATGGCCCGCCTGAAGCATGAGGAAAAGGCTGTCAACCCCGATCAGCTGCTGTTCGGTATCAACCAGGGCTGTACCTTTGCCGACCTGCGTGTAGAACACATGAAGCAAATCGCTGAATACGATCTGGATGGCTATGCTATCGGAGGACTGGCCGTGGGCGAACCTGCTGAGGTCATGTACGACATCATCTCCGCCGTAGAGCCCTTTGCCCCCAAGAACAAGATCCGCTACCTGATGGGTGTCGGCACCCCCGGCAACATCATCGAGGGCGTTTACCGCGGTGTTGACCTGTTCGACTGTGTCATGCCCAGCCGCAATGCCCGCCACGGCCACCTGTTCACCTGGGACGGCATCATTAACATCAAAAACCTGAAGTACGAGCGCGACGAATCTCCCATCGATCCGCATTGCGATTGCCCGGTCTGCCGCAACTTTTCCCGCGCCTACATACGCCATCTGCAGAAGGCCGATGAGATGCTGGGCATGCGCTTGGCTGTTATGCACAACCTGTATTTCTACAACCACCTGATGGAACGCATCCGCGAGGCGCTGGACAACGGCACTTTCCAGCAGTTCCACGACACCTATGTGCATAAACTTGACACCCGCATCTGATATTTTTTCGTAAACGCTTGCGCTGTGCCGCAAAGTTCGATATAATAGAAGAAATCGTTTATTTTAAGGAGTATACCCGCTATGATTCAGTTTTTGAGTGCCACTGGTTCCACCAGCATGACCGAGACCCTGTTTACGCTGCTGCCGATGATCCTGATCATCGTCTTCATGTTCATTCTGATCTATCTGCCGCAGAAGCGCCAGGACAAGAAGGACGCCGCTATGCGCAGCTCCATCGAAATCGGCGATAAGGTTTCTACCATCGGCGGTATCGTCGGCATCGTCTGTGCCATCTCCGAGAAGGACGACACCATCGTTCTGGAGACCGGCAGTGACCGCACCAAGATTCGCTTCCGCCGCACCGCCATTGCCAGCGTGGAGAAGCTGGACATGGGCGGCAAGGACACCACCCCTGCTAAGAAGTAATTTTGCCCAACGGCATACCAAAACGCCCCCTTGCATAGTGTTTACTGTGCAAGGGGGCGTTTTATTATGGCTAAAAGTATTTCTTCCAATCTGCCCAGACGCCGCAGCCGTCCGCGCGGACAAAATGCGCCAGCCTGGATGCTGGTGCAGGTTTTTGCGGCGGGGGTCGGGCTATGCCTTTTGTTGTTGGCGCTGGCTGCATTTCTCTTGACGCATACGCCGCTGCCGCTGCATCTGGTGCAACCGATGGCCTGCCTGGCAGCATCAGCCGGGGCTGCGGTTTCCGGCTTTTTGCTGGCGGGTAAAATCGGGCGGCAGCGGTTTGTATGCGGGTTAATTTGCGGGGCCTTTTATGCACTTTGCCTGCTGGCAGCGGCGTTTCTTGTACATGGTGTGCCCAGCTGGACACGTAGCGACGCCATGCTGCCGCTGGCTCTGCTGTTAGGCGGCACCTTAGGCGGTGCGCTCTCCGCCATTAAGGAGGGGCACTGATGCGCACGGCACAACCTACGCGACCCGCTGTCCGTGCCCGGATGTTCTGGCCGCGCCAGCCAGCGGCGCGAGTGCCGCAGGCCCCGGCAAACGCGGCGGGCAGGCTGCCTTATGTGCCCTTGGGCTGCGCCTGTCTGTTTTTGCTGGGCTACCTGCCAGGCATTTGGCTGGGGCGAACCGGAGCCTGGGAGTCAGGCAGTCAGCTGGCGGCTTACTACCTGTCTAAAAGCAGCTACAGCACGGTTTTCTCTGTATGGCAGTGGCAGTTTTCCGCTGCCTTTTTGCAGTTGGCTGCGCTGTATCTGTGCGGCTTTTCGGCCTTGGGATGTTTCTTTTTCCCGATTTTATTCTTTTTGCGCGGTGGCTTTCTCGGCTTATGCGCTGCCTGCGTACTGGCTGCAGGGGAGAGCCGGGGCCTTGTCTGCTACTGGCTGCTGAGCAGCCTGTCCAATCTGAGTGTACTGTTTGCAGGGCTGTGGTTATCCGGCTACAGCGCAGCGATAAGCAACGGGTTGTTCCAGTGCGTCTTTTCGCGCGGGACCGCCCGTGGGCAGTTGGCGGGGGCTTTTCGGCGTCTGACAATACGCTTTCTGTTTTGCCTGCTGCTGGCCGGAACGGTCAATCTGGCCAACGGCTGGCTGTCAGTCTTCCTCGCCGGAGTCCTGCTGTGAGGGCTTGCTTTCCGCGATATAACCTTGATCCGCAAGAGGAGAGGCTTTCACCGCGGCGCGCAGGCGCTCCTGGTTGATGTGGGTGTAGATCTGCGTGGTGGAAACACTCTCGTGGCCCAAAATTTCTTTCAGCGCCAACATATCCACACCGCCCTGATACATCAGCGTTGCCGCCGTGTGGCGCAGCTTGTGGGGCGAAAAACCTCGTCCGCTTAAGCCTGCGCTTTGCAGGCAACGCGCCACGATCTGTTCCACGCGGCGCGCCGTCAGCCGCTTGCCGGTGCGCTTGGAGACGAATAAGGCCCGTTCATCTGCCGGCAGGTTCGGCAGCGCTGCACGGGCCTTTTTATAATGGTCCAGCGCTTCCAGGCAGGCGTCGTTCAGGTAGACAAGCCGCTCTTTGTTGCCTTTGCCGGTGATTCGGATGGTATCCTGCCTGAAATCGCCCATGTTGATGGTCACCAGTTCTGTCAGCCGCATGCCGCAGTTTAAAAACAGGGTAATCATGCAGAAGTCACGCTCATAGAAGTCACTTTGTATATTTTTTAACAAGTCTATGCTTTCCGCGGCAGTCAGGTACTTAGGCAGGGCCTTTTTTGGTGAGCCGAGGCTGATTCCCTCGGTGGGATTTTCCTGCAGTTTATTCACCTGGGTCACCAGATAGGAGAAAAACCCTTTTAGGGCGCTCAGCTTGCGGGCACGGGCTTTGCCGCCGTTGGCGTCCGTGCTGCGCACGTAGTCCAAATAGGAAAAGATGTCCCGCTTGGTGATCTTTTTTATATCCTCGGTTGAGATGTCCTTTAAGTTTATTTCTTCCAGCGGCGTATCCCGCGGCACACGCGACCATTGCATCGCCATCATAAAACGGAAGAAGCCGCGCAAATCGAGATAGTATGCGTTGATGGTGCGCGGTGACCGCATCTTTACAAAGTCCAGATAATGCAGGTATTCCACCACATCATTGGGTATATCCAAATACGGCGCATGGCGGTCCGGGTGGACCACATCGATATAACTGCTCA is a window encoding:
- a CDS encoding tyrosine recombinase XerC, with the protein product MSSYIDVVHPDRHAPYLDIPNDVVEYLHYLDFVKMRSPRTINAYYLDLRGFFRFMMAMQWSRVPRDTPLEEINLKDISTEDIKKITKRDIFSYLDYVRSTDANGGKARARKLSALKGFFSYLVTQVNKLQENPTEGISLGSPKKALPKYLTAAESIDLLKNIQSDFYERDFCMITLFLNCGMRLTELVTINMGDFRQDTIRITGKGNKERLVYLNDACLEALDHYKKARAALPNLPADERALFVSKRTGKRLTARRVEQIVARCLQSAGLSGRGFSPHKLRHTAATLMYQGGVDMLALKEILGHESVSTTQIYTHINQERLRAAVKASPLADQGYIAESKPSQQDSGEED